From the genome of Blastocatellia bacterium, one region includes:
- a CDS encoding HIT domain-containing protein — protein sequence MDFLWSPWRFRYVSTAEEQTRCVFCEAPRLSDEKALILYRGRENFILLNLYPYTTGHLMIAPYAHLASFAEAPKSLTDEMTDLAKYCCRILTEVYRPHGLNLGMNLGRAAGAGIADHFHLHVLPRWFGDTNFTTVIAETRVLPEDLATTYRKLRRHFEDVPLR from the coding sequence ATGGATTTTCTCTGGAGTCCATGGCGATTCCGCTACGTCTCGACGGCCGAGGAGCAGACGCGTTGCGTCTTTTGCGAAGCGCCTCGGTTGAGCGATGAGAAGGCTTTGATCTTGTATCGCGGGCGGGAGAACTTCATCCTCTTGAACCTCTATCCGTATACGACCGGCCATTTGATGATCGCGCCCTATGCACATCTGGCGTCCTTCGCGGAAGCGCCCAAGAGCCTCACCGACGAGATGACCGATCTGGCCAAGTATTGCTGCCGGATCCTGACGGAGGTCTACCGCCCGCATGGGTTGAACCTTGGAATGAATCTGGGGCGAGCGGCCGGAGCGGGCATCGCCGATCATTTCCATCTGCATGTGCTCCCGCGGTGGTTCGGCGATACGAATTTCACGACCGTCATCGCTGAGACCCGCGTCCTGCCCGAGGATTTGGCGACGACCTACCGAAAGCTGCGACGACATTTCGAGGACGTCCCGCTTCGCTGA
- a CDS encoding HU family DNA-binding protein, translating into MNMDAHNPIEGAPLPRKKTLTKADLIEEVARAAELARKDSQVIVETVLESLVSALKRGEGIELRGFGSFRFRERGPRRGRNPKTGEVVDVPPKRMPYFKPGKELKELINQ; encoded by the coding sequence ATGAACATGGATGCGCACAATCCGATCGAAGGAGCACCATTGCCGAGGAAGAAGACGCTGACGAAGGCGGATCTCATCGAGGAGGTCGCTCGTGCGGCTGAACTCGCGCGAAAGGATTCCCAGGTCATCGTCGAGACGGTCTTGGAGAGCTTGGTCAGCGCGCTGAAGCGGGGCGAGGGGATCGAGTTGCGCGGCTTCGGTTCCTTCCGCTTTCGCGAGCGGGGTCCTCGGCGCGGGCGAAATCCGAAGACGGGCGAGGTGGTGGATGTCCCTCCTAAGCGCATGCCATATTTCAAGCCGGGGAAGGAGCTGAAGGAGTTGATCAATCAATAG
- a CDS encoding divalent-cation tolerance protein CutA: protein MSGEYCVGMITTSSREEAQRIAEALVHERLAACVTIVPEVESVYWWEGRIVRDREVLLLVKTMRAKWPRLMAVVKERHSYQVPEIIALPIVEGSEAYLEWLAQSLNAS, encoded by the coding sequence ATGAGCGGAGAATATTGCGTGGGGATGATCACGACCTCTTCTCGCGAAGAGGCTCAGCGGATTGCCGAAGCCCTCGTTCACGAGCGATTGGCCGCGTGCGTCACGATCGTCCCTGAGGTCGAATCCGTGTATTGGTGGGAAGGGCGGATCGTTCGGGATCGGGAGGTTCTGCTGCTCGTGAAGACCATGCGAGCGAAGTGGCCGAGGCTCATGGCAGTGGTGAAGGAGCGACATAGCTATCAAGTCCCAGAGATCATCGCCCTCCCCATCGTGGAAGGATCTGAGGCTTACCTAGAGTGGCTGGCACAATCCCTCAACGCATCTTGA
- the bshB1 gene encoding bacillithiol biosynthesis deacetylase BshB1: MSEETVDVLAVGAHPDDVELAMGGTLLKLASLGYRTGIIDMTRGEAGTRGTPEERAREAAEAARILRVAVRETLGLPDTRVLCTDEARRAFVRVLRRLRPKVVFTHYWEDPHPDHAHTSRIVREAAFLAGLPKYDPETGQARHRPNAVAYFLFPRTLPPSFVVDITAFAEEKLRAIRAHRSQLHDPSRPEPQTRISAEGFLRRVEARQRYYGALIEVEHGEAFFVREVLHVEDPVALLTRSMNLYAYLL; this comes from the coding sequence ATGAGCGAGGAGACGGTAGACGTCCTGGCCGTGGGTGCTCATCCCGATGACGTCGAATTGGCGATGGGAGGGACGCTGCTCAAGTTGGCGTCCTTGGGCTATCGCACGGGGATCATTGATATGACGCGAGGGGAAGCCGGAACGCGCGGGACGCCTGAGGAACGAGCGCGCGAGGCCGCCGAGGCGGCGCGTATCTTGCGCGTCGCTGTGCGCGAGACGCTCGGACTTCCCGATACCCGCGTCCTCTGCACGGACGAAGCGCGACGCGCCTTTGTCCGCGTGCTTCGACGGCTTCGACCGAAGGTCGTCTTCACCCACTATTGGGAGGATCCGCATCCGGATCACGCGCACACGAGCCGAATCGTGCGCGAGGCCGCTTTCCTCGCGGGACTGCCCAAGTATGACCCTGAGACCGGACAGGCGCGCCATCGGCCGAACGCGGTCGCGTATTTCCTCTTCCCGCGCACTCTTCCGCCGAGCTTCGTCGTGGACATCACAGCGTTCGCCGAGGAGAAGCTGCGGGCGATTCGCGCGCATCGTTCGCAGCTCCATGATCCCTCGCGTCCGGAACCGCAGACGCGCATCAGTGCCGAAGGATTCCTGCGACGCGTGGAGGCGCGGCAGCGCTACTATGGGGCCCTCATTGAGGTCGAGCATGGAGAGGCCTTCTTCGTTCGCGAGGTCTTGCACGTGGAGGATCCCGTGGCTTTGCTCACGCGTTCGATGAACCTCTATGCCTATCTTCTGTGA
- the amrA gene encoding AmmeMemoRadiSam system protein A, with translation MSAVVFAGVSPHPPIIVPEIGGPHLKDVEATVRGVQEMMRRLVAARPDVVAIISPHAPLDPRSFSAYSGPRLRGSFWEFGAPHVEFDVPNHIVLLSRLAAVAHERGLPMWLVPAGRRLDHGTMVPLYYLLQAGWRSSVLVVGLSLRPFEDHIRFGECLAEAAAQLGVRLAICASGDMSHRLKPGAPAGYHPEAHRYDEAIVEAIRAGDFERILRLDPDLREEAGEDIYRSLLIAYGALGRALHRPEVFSYEGPFGVGYMAAVLADYSDRVSEAEELPESIGESDLPALARRAVHAYVTEGRILDPPSQLRGGAAERAGVFVSIKTRQGQLRGCIGTIEPTYENVAREVIHNAIAAATHDPRFDPVRADELEELVFSVDILSPPEPVADARDLDPKRYGVIVETEDGRRGLLLPDLPGIETVERQLHYARVKAGIRPDESFRIYRFTVRRIREHGRAAAEAEA, from the coding sequence ATGTCGGCCGTTGTCTTCGCTGGAGTTTCTCCGCATCCGCCGATCATCGTCCCGGAGATCGGTGGGCCACATTTGAAGGACGTGGAGGCGACGGTGCGCGGTGTCCAAGAGATGATGCGTCGTCTGGTCGCCGCGCGGCCAGATGTCGTCGCCATCATCAGCCCGCATGCGCCGCTCGATCCCCGAAGCTTCAGCGCGTACAGCGGACCTCGACTGCGCGGCAGCTTCTGGGAGTTCGGCGCGCCGCATGTCGAATTCGACGTCCCCAATCACATTGTTTTGCTCTCGCGTCTGGCCGCTGTCGCCCATGAGCGCGGCCTGCCGATGTGGCTCGTTCCAGCGGGACGGCGGTTGGATCATGGGACGATGGTCCCGCTGTACTATCTCCTTCAAGCGGGATGGCGCTCGAGCGTGCTGGTCGTCGGGCTGTCGCTGCGGCCGTTTGAGGATCATATCCGCTTCGGCGAATGCTTAGCGGAAGCCGCCGCCCAACTGGGCGTACGTTTGGCTATCTGCGCCAGCGGCGATATGAGTCACCGCTTGAAACCAGGAGCGCCAGCGGGGTATCACCCGGAGGCGCATCGCTACGATGAGGCGATTGTCGAAGCGATCCGCGCGGGCGATTTCGAGCGCATCTTGCGCCTGGATCCCGATCTGCGGGAGGAAGCGGGTGAGGACATCTATCGCTCGCTGCTGATCGCCTATGGAGCTTTGGGACGCGCGTTGCATCGTCCGGAAGTCTTCTCCTATGAAGGCCCCTTTGGCGTCGGATACATGGCGGCCGTGCTCGCCGATTACTCCGATCGCGTCTCGGAGGCCGAAGAGTTGCCAGAGAGCATCGGCGAGTCCGATCTACCGGCGCTCGCGCGACGAGCCGTTCACGCGTATGTGACAGAGGGGCGCATTCTCGATCCGCCATCACAGCTTCGTGGAGGCGCAGCCGAGCGCGCGGGCGTCTTCGTCAGCATCAAAACGCGTCAGGGCCAGTTACGCGGGTGCATCGGGACCATTGAACCCACTTATGAGAACGTGGCGCGCGAGGTCATTCATAACGCCATCGCTGCCGCCACGCACGATCCGCGCTTTGATCCGGTGCGCGCGGACGAACTCGAAGAGTTGGTCTTCTCGGTGGATATTCTCTCTCCGCCGGAACCAGTCGCCGATGCGCGCGATCTCGATCCGAAGCGATACGGCGTCATCGTGGAGACCGAGGATGGGCGACGTGGATTGCTATTGCCGGATCTGCCGGGGATCGAGACTGTCGAACGGCAGCTTCACTACGCGCGCGTGAAAGCCGGCATCCGTCCGGACGAGTCGTTTCGAATCTACCGCTTCACCGTTCGGCGGATTCGGGAGCACGGGCGCGCGGCGGCGGAAGCCGAAGCGTGA
- the ftsH gene encoding ATP-dependent zinc metalloprotease FtsH: MDKLTRQRWIFSGLYLLFVLGVLFSIQQYARVRPQPIAYSELLDAVRNGKVAEVWISESEIRARLSEGEKLVAATRVPGIEDTALLEELEERRVKFSGVIERASWWEQFFLYWILPLVILVALWGYGMRRLAQGGSGVLTFGRSKAKIYDTSSENRVTFADVAGVDEAKAELMEIVDFLRHPARYQRLGGRIPKGVLLIGPPGTGKTLLARAVAGEAGVPFFAISGSEFVEMFVGVGAARVRDLFEQAKRRAPCIVFIDELDAIGKMRSVGGGLVGAHDEREQTLNQLLVEMDGFDSSKGVIIMAATNRPEILDPALLRAGRFDRRIVIDKPDVKGREEILRVHVRKIRLAPDVDLRIIAARTPGMVGADLANIVNEAALLAARRGAEAVEMQDFENAIDRILLGLEKKGRVMSPEEKERVAYHEVGHALCALSVPHADPVHKVTIIPRTIGALGATLQLPTEDRYLLTKPQLEDRLVVLLGGRAAEELSFGNVSTGAHNDLEQATEIARQMVMRFGMSERLGPLTYGRPWTSQFLQGSVPLGEERNFSEQTARLIDEEVQRVVTEAYERARAILRQKQAALHHVARELIKRETLDREELEQLVRESMTAAAHVPTE; this comes from the coding sequence ATGGACAAACTCACGAGGCAAAGGTGGATCTTCAGCGGCCTCTATCTCCTCTTCGTGCTGGGGGTGTTGTTCTCCATCCAGCAGTATGCGCGAGTGAGGCCGCAACCGATCGCTTATAGCGAGCTGCTCGACGCCGTCCGCAATGGCAAGGTGGCCGAGGTGTGGATCAGTGAGAGCGAGATTCGCGCGCGCCTCTCTGAAGGCGAGAAACTCGTGGCTGCCACGCGCGTGCCGGGAATTGAGGACACGGCTCTGCTCGAAGAGCTTGAGGAGCGTCGCGTGAAGTTCTCCGGTGTGATCGAACGCGCCTCTTGGTGGGAGCAATTCTTCCTCTATTGGATCTTGCCGCTTGTGATCCTCGTCGCTCTGTGGGGCTACGGGATGCGTCGGTTGGCGCAAGGCGGGAGCGGCGTGCTCACTTTCGGGCGCAGCAAGGCGAAGATCTACGACACGAGCAGCGAGAATCGAGTGACCTTCGCCGACGTGGCGGGCGTGGACGAAGCGAAGGCCGAGCTGATGGAGATCGTGGATTTCTTGAGGCATCCGGCCCGGTATCAGCGGTTGGGCGGGCGCATTCCGAAAGGGGTGTTGCTCATCGGGCCGCCGGGAACGGGCAAGACGCTTCTGGCGCGCGCCGTGGCCGGGGAAGCTGGTGTTCCATTCTTCGCCATCTCGGGTTCGGAGTTCGTGGAGATGTTCGTGGGAGTGGGCGCGGCTCGCGTGCGCGATCTCTTCGAGCAAGCGAAGCGGCGTGCTCCCTGCATCGTCTTCATTGACGAGCTGGATGCCATCGGGAAGATGCGGTCCGTCGGCGGTGGACTCGTTGGCGCTCATGATGAGCGCGAGCAGACCCTCAATCAACTGCTCGTCGAGATGGATGGATTCGATTCGTCCAAAGGCGTGATCATCATGGCGGCGACCAATCGGCCGGAGATCCTGGATCCGGCGTTGCTGCGCGCTGGGCGCTTCGATCGGCGGATCGTCATTGATAAGCCCGATGTGAAAGGGCGCGAAGAGATCCTTCGCGTGCACGTTCGAAAGATCCGCCTGGCGCCGGATGTGGATCTGCGGATCATCGCCGCGCGGACTCCCGGTATGGTTGGCGCCGATTTGGCCAACATCGTGAACGAGGCGGCGCTTTTGGCGGCGCGTCGGGGAGCGGAGGCCGTCGAGATGCAGGATTTCGAGAACGCCATTGATCGCATCCTGCTCGGCTTGGAGAAGAAGGGACGGGTCATGTCCCCGGAAGAGAAGGAGCGGGTGGCGTATCACGAGGTCGGGCATGCGCTCTGCGCACTCTCGGTCCCACATGCTGATCCCGTGCATAAGGTCACGATTATTCCGCGCACGATCGGCGCTCTTGGCGCGACGCTGCAATTACCGACAGAGGATCGGTATTTGCTGACGAAGCCGCAATTGGAGGATCGCTTGGTCGTGCTGTTGGGAGGACGTGCCGCCGAAGAGTTGAGCTTCGGCAATGTCTCCACGGGGGCGCATAACGATCTGGAACAAGCGACCGAGATCGCGCGGCAGATGGTCATGCGTTTCGGCATGAGCGAGCGTTTGGGGCCGCTGACCTATGGACGTCCTTGGACTTCGCAGTTCCTTCAAGGCTCAGTCCCCTTGGGCGAGGAGCGAAATTTCAGCGAACAGACGGCGCGCCTGATTGACGAGGAAGTGCAGCGGGTGGTGACCGAAGCTTATGAGCGCGCGCGGGCGATCTTGCGCCAGAAGCAGGCGGCGCTCCATCATGTGGCGCGAGAGCTGATCAAACGTGAGACTTTGGATCGCGAGGAGTTGGAACAGTTGGTGCGCGAGAGCATGACCGCCGCCGCGCACGTGCCGACTGAATGA
- a CDS encoding DegQ family serine endoprotease yields MNALRTKLGTLFGTRSGKIAGALALMLIGVLMGSAITARTEWSPFSGRTETHVPVYLATGTPVGGNISLLEGLAPIVRAAREWVVTIETKIPDRAGWDIFDDPFFRWFFGRPQIPRREQYRRGLGSGVIVSPDGYILTNHHVVENASELDVMLFDGRRFRGRVVGADPKTDLAVVKIEATKLPAAIFGDSSRVQAGDFVIAIGSPFDLRLQHTVTFGIVSATGRGSLGIADYGDFIQTDAAINPGNSGGPLVNMRGELIGINTAIFTRGAPANAGVGFAIPINMAREVMDRILKYGRVVRGYLGVNIQTLDEAMAEVYGVKGRRGAIVLEVVPDSPADRAGLRRDDIIIEYNGQKITESEQLRNLVAMTAPGTRATLKVLREGREQVLTVEVGELKEERASARFGEGVERGATLSGLEVHELTPALQRQYDLPRQITGVLIIGVAEGSPAAEAGLMPGDVIQEINRQPIRTVADFRRMAAEIGRRRAVLRVYSQRQGGSVLIVLEPRG; encoded by the coding sequence ATGAACGCGCTCAGGACGAAACTCGGTACCCTCTTCGGAACGCGCTCGGGGAAGATCGCCGGAGCACTTGCGCTCATGCTCATCGGCGTTTTGATGGGGTCGGCGATCACGGCGCGCACGGAGTGGTCGCCATTCTCTGGTCGGACTGAAACGCATGTTCCCGTGTATTTGGCCACGGGGACGCCCGTGGGCGGGAACATCTCGCTGTTGGAGGGCTTGGCGCCAATTGTGCGGGCGGCGCGGGAATGGGTCGTGACGATCGAGACGAAGATCCCGGATCGCGCGGGATGGGACATCTTCGATGATCCGTTCTTTCGCTGGTTCTTCGGCCGCCCACAGATCCCACGGCGGGAGCAATATCGTCGAGGGCTCGGCTCGGGCGTGATCGTCAGTCCCGATGGGTACATCCTGACGAATCATCACGTCGTGGAGAACGCTAGCGAACTGGACGTAATGCTCTTCGATGGCCGTCGCTTCCGCGGGCGCGTCGTCGGAGCCGATCCGAAGACTGATCTGGCCGTCGTGAAGATTGAGGCGACGAAACTGCCGGCGGCCATCTTCGGCGATTCCTCCCGCGTGCAAGCTGGTGACTTCGTCATCGCGATCGGCAGCCCGTTCGATCTTCGATTGCAGCATACGGTGACCTTCGGGATCGTGAGCGCGACCGGACGAGGGAGCCTCGGCATCGCCGATTATGGCGATTTCATCCAGACCGATGCGGCGATCAACCCCGGCAATTCGGGTGGGCCGCTGGTGAATATGCGGGGAGAATTGATCGGCATCAATACGGCGATCTTCACGCGAGGCGCGCCGGCCAATGCAGGGGTCGGCTTCGCCATTCCGATCAACATGGCGCGTGAGGTCATGGACCGCATTCTGAAATACGGGCGCGTCGTGCGCGGCTACTTGGGCGTGAACATTCAGACGCTGGATGAAGCGATGGCCGAAGTTTATGGTGTGAAAGGGCGTCGTGGGGCGATCGTGCTCGAAGTCGTTCCCGACAGCCCGGCTGATCGCGCAGGTCTTCGACGCGATGACATCATCATCGAGTACAACGGACAGAAGATCACCGAGAGCGAGCAGTTGCGAAACCTGGTGGCGATGACGGCTCCCGGAACGCGCGCGACGCTCAAGGTCCTGCGCGAGGGGCGCGAGCAAGTGCTCACGGTCGAAGTGGGCGAGCTGAAGGAAGAGCGAGCGAGCGCGCGATTTGGAGAGGGCGTCGAACGTGGAGCGACCTTGAGTGGCCTCGAGGTTCATGAGCTGACGCCGGCGCTGCAACGGCAATATGATCTGCCGCGCCAGATCACGGGCGTTCTCATCATCGGGGTCGCCGAGGGAAGCCCGGCGGCGGAAGCGGGCTTGATGCCGGGCGATGTGATCCAAGAGATCAATCGCCAACCGATTCGCACCGTCGCCGACTTCCGTCGCATGGCGGCCGAGATTGGACGGCGCCGAGCCGTGTTGCGCGTCTACAGTCAGCGCCAAGGCGGAAGCGTCCTCATCGTTCTCGAACCGCGTGGGTGA
- the clpB gene encoding ATP-dependent chaperone ClpB encodes MDFNRLTEKVQEAVRAAQSLAARYSHQQIDVEHLLLALLQQEGGLASAILEKAGVDPKLVRARLEQELARWPKVSGPAAGPDYVYITGRLNRLFAMAEDEAARLKDEYVSVEHILLAILEEGRGGAAGRILLDLGVDRDRLMKALQQIRGTQRVTSPTPEATYQALERYGRDLTKLAAQGKLDPVIGRDDEIRRVIQVLSRRTKNNPVLIGEPGVGKTAIVEGLAQRIVRGDVPEGLKNKRVIQLDMGALIAGAKYRGEFEERLKAVLREVQESQGEIILFIDELHTVVGAGRAEGATMDASNLLKPMLARGELRCIGATTLDEYRKYIEKDAALERRFQPILVGEPSVEDTISILRGLKERYEVHHGVRIKDAALVAAAMLSHRYISDRFLPDKAIDLVDEAAARLRTEIDSMPSELDEILRRIMQLEIEREGLKRETDSASRERLRKIEEELAELRVHADRLRAQWEEEKQILARLRELREQIEQTKILIDQAERAYDLNRAAELRYGRLVELEKQVREQEAQLAELAARHGGVRLLKEEVDEEDIAEVVSRWTGIPVSRLLEGEIQKLLRLEEELHRRVVGQDEAVRAVAEAVRRARAGLKDPNRPIGSFIFLGPTGVGKTELARALAECLFDDERALVRIDMSEYMEKHSVARLIGAPPGYVGYEEGGQLTEAVRRRPYSVILFDELEKAHWDVFNILLQILDDGRLTDSHGRTVDFKNTIIIMTSNIGSHLILEHRGGAGESYERMKEAVLAELRRTFRPEFLNRVDEIVVFHALTEEHLKRIVEIQLERLRHRLRDRRIELELTERAKARLAEWGYDPVFGARPLKRVIQREVETPLAKLILQGEVRDNSLVLVDEDGGRLTFSVQPKEVSVAG; translated from the coding sequence ATGGATTTCAATCGCTTGACGGAGAAAGTGCAAGAGGCAGTGCGCGCGGCGCAAAGCCTCGCGGCGCGCTACAGTCATCAACAGATTGATGTCGAACACTTGCTGCTGGCGCTTCTGCAGCAAGAGGGCGGTTTGGCCTCGGCGATCTTGGAGAAGGCGGGGGTGGATCCGAAGCTCGTCCGCGCCCGTTTGGAGCAAGAGCTGGCGCGCTGGCCGAAGGTGAGCGGACCGGCGGCCGGTCCCGATTATGTCTACATCACCGGGCGGCTCAATCGCCTGTTCGCGATGGCCGAGGATGAAGCGGCGCGGCTGAAGGACGAATACGTGAGCGTCGAGCATATCTTGCTCGCGATCCTGGAGGAAGGGCGTGGGGGTGCCGCCGGACGCATTCTGTTGGATCTTGGTGTGGATCGGGATCGTCTGATGAAGGCCTTGCAACAGATTCGCGGCACGCAGCGGGTGACGAGCCCGACGCCCGAGGCGACCTATCAAGCCCTCGAACGCTATGGACGCGATCTGACTAAGCTCGCCGCTCAAGGGAAGCTCGATCCCGTCATTGGGCGAGACGACGAGATCCGGCGGGTGATTCAAGTGCTCTCGCGTCGGACCAAGAATAACCCCGTCCTGATCGGTGAGCCGGGCGTCGGGAAGACGGCCATCGTCGAGGGATTGGCGCAGCGCATTGTGCGGGGGGATGTTCCCGAGGGCTTGAAGAACAAGCGCGTCATCCAATTGGACATGGGGGCGCTCATCGCCGGGGCGAAATATCGCGGCGAATTCGAAGAACGGTTGAAGGCCGTGCTCCGCGAGGTGCAAGAGTCGCAGGGAGAGATCATCCTCTTCATTGACGAGCTGCACACGGTCGTGGGCGCCGGTCGAGCAGAAGGGGCGACCATGGATGCCAGCAATCTGCTCAAGCCAATGCTCGCGCGCGGCGAACTGCGCTGCATCGGTGCGACGACCCTGGACGAATATCGCAAGTATATCGAGAAGGATGCCGCGCTCGAGCGTCGCTTCCAACCGATCCTGGTCGGCGAGCCTTCGGTCGAGGACACGATCTCGATCCTGCGGGGCTTGAAGGAGCGCTATGAAGTCCATCATGGCGTGCGCATCAAGGATGCGGCGCTTGTGGCAGCGGCGATGCTCAGCCATCGCTATATCTCGGATCGCTTCTTACCGGACAAGGCGATTGACCTTGTGGACGAGGCAGCGGCGCGGCTTCGGACCGAGATCGACTCGATGCCTTCGGAGTTGGATGAAATCCTGCGGCGGATCATGCAACTGGAGATCGAGCGCGAGGGACTGAAGCGGGAGACCGATTCGGCCTCGCGCGAGCGATTGCGCAAGATCGAGGAGGAGCTGGCCGAGCTGCGCGTGCATGCGGATCGGCTTCGCGCGCAGTGGGAGGAGGAGAAGCAGATCCTCGCTCGTTTGCGCGAGTTGCGCGAGCAGATCGAGCAGACGAAGATCCTCATCGACCAGGCCGAGCGCGCCTATGATCTGAATCGCGCGGCTGAGTTGCGCTACGGGCGTTTGGTCGAGTTGGAGAAGCAGGTGCGCGAGCAAGAGGCACAGCTTGCGGAGCTGGCGGCGCGGCATGGTGGAGTGCGCTTGCTCAAGGAGGAGGTGGATGAGGAGGACATCGCCGAAGTCGTGAGCCGTTGGACGGGAATTCCCGTGAGTCGCCTCTTGGAGGGAGAGATTCAGAAGCTGCTGCGCCTAGAGGAGGAGTTGCATCGCCGGGTCGTGGGACAGGATGAGGCAGTTCGCGCTGTGGCCGAGGCTGTGCGTCGGGCGCGCGCCGGATTGAAAGATCCGAATCGTCCAATTGGCAGCTTCATCTTCCTCGGCCCGACTGGCGTCGGCAAAACGGAGCTGGCTCGCGCCTTAGCCGAGTGTCTCTTCGATGATGAGCGCGCCCTAGTGCGGATTGATATGTCCGAGTACATGGAGAAGCATTCGGTCGCTCGGTTGATCGGGGCGCCACCGGGCTACGTCGGATATGAAGAGGGAGGGCAGCTCACCGAAGCTGTGCGCCGTCGGCCGTATTCGGTCATCCTCTTCGACGAGCTGGAGAAAGCGCATTGGGACGTCTTCAACATCCTCCTGCAGATCCTCGATGATGGACGGCTGACCGATAGTCACGGTCGGACGGTGGACTTCAAGAACACGATCATCATCATGACGTCCAACATCGGGAGCCATTTGATCCTCGAGCATCGTGGCGGGGCCGGCGAGAGCTACGAGCGGATGAAGGAGGCGGTGCTCGCCGAATTGCGGCGGACGTTCCGTCCTGAATTCTTGAATCGCGTGGACGAGATCGTCGTCTTCCATGCATTGACGGAGGAGCATCTGAAGCGCATCGTCGAGATCCAGCTCGAGCGGTTGCGGCATCGATTGCGAGATCGCCGGATCGAGTTGGAGCTGACCGAGCGGGCGAAGGCGCGTCTGGCTGAGTGGGGATATGATCCCGTCTTCGGGGCGCGGCCCCTCAAGCGGGTGATCCAACGGGAAGTGGAGACGCCGCTGGCGAAATTGATCTTGCAGGGGGAAGTGCGAGATAATTCCCTCGTGCTCGTGGATGAAGACGGAGGCCGGCTCACCTTCTCGGTTCAGCCGAAGGAGGTGTCAGTGGCCGGATGA
- a CDS encoding J domain-containing protein has protein sequence MAVKYKDYYEILGVPRTATQEEIKAAFRRLARKYHPDLNPGDKQAEEKFKEINEAYEVLGDPKKRELYDRLGPNWKAGADFTPPPDWEKIRIDFGDFDFFTGGPGSFSEFFETLFGGLRGRAASRRSAAGTRVGWGIRGKDIESELTLTLEEAHRGTTRRVTLPSGRTVEVKIPAGVREGSVIRLAGQGEPGLGGPSGDLYLKIRLQKHPIFTVSGDDVYVEVPITPWEAVLGGKIRVPTLDGTVEVTLPPGSQSGQKLRLRGQGLNRRRGGRGDQYVQLRIVVPTNPTPAERRLFEQLARESSFNPRQ, from the coding sequence ATGGCGGTCAAGTACAAAGACTACTACGAGATCCTGGGTGTCCCTCGAACGGCCACGCAGGAGGAGATCAAGGCGGCCTTCCGCCGCCTGGCCCGAAAGTATCACCCAGATTTGAATCCGGGGGATAAGCAGGCGGAGGAGAAGTTCAAGGAAATCAACGAGGCTTACGAGGTCCTGGGGGATCCCAAGAAGCGTGAACTCTACGATCGGCTGGGACCGAATTGGAAAGCGGGTGCGGATTTCACCCCACCACCAGACTGGGAGAAGATTCGGATTGATTTCGGCGATTTCGACTTCTTCACGGGAGGGCCGGGGAGCTTCAGCGAGTTCTTCGAGACGCTCTTTGGAGGACTGCGCGGTCGAGCGGCGTCGCGCCGCTCGGCGGCGGGCACGCGCGTCGGTTGGGGGATTCGTGGGAAGGACATTGAGTCCGAGCTGACGCTCACGCTCGAGGAGGCCCATCGTGGGACGACGCGCCGGGTCACGCTCCCTAGTGGGCGCACGGTTGAGGTGAAGATCCCCGCCGGTGTGCGCGAGGGCTCAGTCATTCGGCTCGCGGGGCAGGGCGAACCCGGTCTGGGCGGTCCTTCGGGCGATCTCTATTTGAAGATTCGGCTGCAGAAACATCCGATCTTTACGGTCTCTGGCGACGATGTTTACGTGGAGGTCCCGATCACGCCGTGGGAGGCCGTGCTGGGAGGGAAGATTCGAGTCCCGACGTTGGACGGCACAGTAGAAGTGACGCTCCCGCCGGGTTCGCAGAGCGGACAGAAGCTTCGGCTGCGCGGTCAAGGCTTGAACCGTCGGCGTGGTGGGCGGGGCGATCAGTACGTGCAGCTTCGGATTGTCGTCCCCACGAATCCGACGCCGGCCGAACGCCGCTTGTTCGAGCAACTGGCGCGCGAGTCGAGTTTCAACCCACGGCAGTAG